In the genome of Candidatus Saccharibacteria bacterium oral taxon 488, one region contains:
- a CDS encoding glycosyltransferase, giving the protein MTKAPTNKQDRIRRDHPEWEFPDFEVNEINKKKHKYCVCIFVINEGERVQKQLQKMKPLAKQIDIVVADGGSTDGSLEADFLKSQDVRALLTKRGKGKLSAQMRMAFAWALSEGYEGVVVVDGNGKDSIERIPDFIKLLDQGYDHIQGSRFIPGGKAVNTPLSREIGLHLIHAPLISLAAGQRHTDTTNGFRAYSAKLLKDPDIAVFRDIFQTYELHYYLAIESSRRKQYKTAETPVVRTYPKKGKTPTKISPIKGNMHVLKVLFYAVAGKYRKRKK; this is encoded by the coding sequence ATGACAAAAGCTCCGACCAACAAGCAAGATCGTATCCGCCGAGATCATCCAGAGTGGGAGTTTCCAGACTTTGAGGTAAATGAAATAAACAAGAAAAAACACAAATATTGTGTATGTATTTTTGTCATTAATGAGGGAGAGCGTGTTCAAAAGCAACTACAAAAAATGAAGCCATTAGCAAAACAGATTGATATTGTAGTGGCTGATGGTGGTAGCACTGATGGTTCACTTGAGGCTGATTTCTTGAAATCTCAAGACGTACGTGCTTTATTGACAAAAAGGGGCAAGGGTAAGTTAAGTGCACAGATGAGAATGGCGTTCGCCTGGGCTCTTTCTGAGGGTTATGAAGGAGTAGTCGTTGTTGACGGTAATGGCAAGGATAGTATAGAGAGAATTCCTGACTTTATTAAGCTGCTTGATCAGGGGTATGACCATATTCAGGGTTCACGGTTTATACCGGGCGGCAAGGCGGTAAATACGCCGCTTTCGAGAGAGATAGGCCTTCACCTGATCCATGCGCCGCTGATAAGTCTGGCGGCTGGTCAGAGGCATACCGATACCACAAATGGCTTTCGTGCTTATAGCGCAAAGCTACTCAAAGACCCGGACATTGCTGTATTTCGTGATATATTTCAAACCTATGAACTTCATTATTACCTCGCTATCGAGAGTAGTCGCCGCAAACAATATAAAACGGCCGAAACGCCAGTGGTGCGAACGTATCCGAAGAAAGGCAAAACACCAACAAAAATTAGCCCCATTAAGGGAAATATGCACGTTCTGAAGGTGTTGTTCTATGCGGTGGCCGGAAAATATCGCAAACGTAAAAAATAG